Proteins from one Triticum aestivum cultivar Chinese Spring chromosome 7A, IWGSC CS RefSeq v2.1, whole genome shotgun sequence genomic window:
- the LOC123152454 gene encoding uncharacterized protein — protein sequence MDRLISSPLHLTRAPASSSASRPRAGGHHHLLPATAAPRSFAPLHGLRLHPLAPLLPRPPPSLLAAASAFSRADAVNPAPPEPDDEAADASAQAPATGVTRFFQKVALVAALVVAAVGPSSMVPPALASALHNHSHSAAVTAGRSIFKSELLGSAWTGFLAGCLHTLSGPDHLAALAPLSIGRSPVESAAVGALWGCGHDAGQVMFGLLFLGLKDRLHIEVLRTWGTRVVGLTLLVIGAIGIREATQAAPCVAAALEGGTSAHQHGGNNSDALEKALLGAGGKKKEISFATFATGIVHGLQPDALMIILPALAMPSRAAGGAFLGMFLVGTVLSMASYTVLIGTCTEALKERVPRITEKLTWAASLVAISMGVAIIVSESFGVSLY from the exons ATGGACAGGCTTATCTCTTCGCCGCTCCACCTCACCCgcgcgcccgcctcctcctccgcctccaggCCCCGCGCCGgcggccaccaccacctcctccccgccaccgccgcgccaaGGTCCTTCGCGCCCCTCCACGGACTCAGGCTGCATCCTCTGGCGCCGCTCCTCCCCAGGCCGCCCCCGTCCCTCCTCGccgcggcctccgccttctcccgcGCCGACGCCGTCAATCCCGCGCCACCGGAACCAGATGACGAGGCCGCCGACGCCTCTGCGCAGGCTCCGGCCACCGGAGTCACCCGCTTCTTCCAGAAG GTCGCCTTGGtggcggcgctggtggtggcggcagtcGGGCCGTCGTCCATGGTGCCGCCGGCGCTGGCCTCGGCGCTGCACAACCACTCCCACTCGGCGGCCGTCACGGCGGGCCGGAGCATCTTCAAGTCGGAGCTGCTGGGCAGCGCGTGGACGGGGTTCCTGGCCGGCTGCCTGCACACGCTCTCGGGCCCGGACCACCTGGCCGCGCTGGCGCCGCTCTCCATCGGGCGGTCGCCGGTGGAGAGCGCGGCGGTGGGCGCGCTCTGGGGCTGCGGCCACGACGCCGGCCAGGTCATGTTCGGCCTGCTCTTCCTCGGCCTCAAGGACCGGCTCCACATCGAGGTGCTCCGCACCTGGGGCACCCGCGTCGTCGGCCTCACCCTGCTCGTCATCGGCGCCATCGGCATCCGGGAGGCGACGCAGGCGGCGCCCTGCGTGGCCGCCGCGCTGGAGGGCGGCACCAGCGCGCACCAGCACGGCGGCAACAACAGCGACGCGCTGGAGAAGGCGCTGCTGGGCGCCGGCGGCAAGAAGAAGGAGATCAGCTTCGCGACGTTCGCGACGGGGATCGTGCACGGGCTGCAGCCGGACGCGCTCATGATCATCCTGCCGGCGCTGGCCATGCCGTCGCGCGCCGCGGGGGGCGCCTTCCTCGGCATGTTCCTCGTGGGCACCGTGCTGTCCATGGCCAGCTACACCGTGCTCATCGGCACCTGCACCGAGGCGCTCAAGGAGAGGGTGCCCCGGATCACAGAGAAGCTCACCTGGGCGGCCTCCCTCGTCGCCATCTCCATGGGGGTCGCCATCATCGTCAGCGAGTCCTTCGGGGTGAGCTTGTACTGA
- the LOC123152392 gene encoding probable glutathione S-transferase GSTU6 → MAAGAGGDDLKLLGMWASPAVLRVRLALSIKGISSYEYQEEDFDNKSELLLRSNPVHKMVPVLIHAGKPVCESTVIIQYLDEAFAGDGRPALLPAGPYERAVASFWAAFVDDTLLKAMYQASWSKTEEEKAEGKKKVAAALKTLDGALREVAGGKPFFGGDAPGYVDTVLGGLLAWARSMDVINGVKTIDPVEMPLLAAWADRFGALGAVEAVMPDVNRLVEFSLSLTT, encoded by the exons atggcGGCCGGAGCAGGAGGAGACGACCTGAAGCTGTTGGGCATGTGGGCGAGCCCGGCCGTGCTGCGAGTGCGCCTCGCTCTCAGCATCAAGGGCATCAGCAGCTACGAGTACCAAGAGGAGGACTTCGACAACAAGAGCGAGCTGCTCCTCCGCTCTAACCCCGTCCACAAGATGGTGCCGGTGCTGATCCACGCCGGCAAGCCCGTCTGCGAGTCGACGGTCATCATACAGTACCTCGACGAGGCTTTCGCCGGCGACGGCCGCCCCGCCCTCCTCCCGGCCGGCCCCTACGAGCGCGCCGTCGCAAGCTTCTGGGCCGCCTTCGTCGACGACACG CTGCTGAAGGCCATGTACCAGGCGTCATGGAGCAAGACGGAGGAGGAGAAAGCGGAGGGGAAGAAAAAGGTGGCCGCCGCCCTGAAGACCCTGGACGGAGCCCTGCGGGAAGTCGCCGGAGGGAAGCCCTTCTTTGGAGGCGACGCCCCCGGGTACGTGGACACGGTGCTCGGCGGCCTCCTCGCATGGGCGCGCTCCATGGACGTGATCAATGGCGTCAAGACCATCGACCCCGTGGAGATGCCGCTCCTGGCCGCGTGGGCGGACCGCTTCGGCGCGCTGGGCGCGGTGGAGGCGGTCATGCCGGATGTCAACAGGCTGGTGGAGTTCTCCTTGTCCTTGACAACGTAG